Proteins from one Pleuronectes platessa chromosome 16, fPlePla1.1, whole genome shotgun sequence genomic window:
- the LOC128458384 gene encoding myosin heavy chain, fast skeletal muscle-like translates to MSSDAEMAQYGPASIFLRKPEKERVEAQNRPFDARTACFVPDAKELYIKGVIQSKEGGNVTVKTEAGETVTVKEEECYPMNPPKYDKIEDMVMMTHLNEASVLFNLKERYAAWMIYTYSGLFCVTVNPYKGLPVYEPRVVAAYRGKKRMEAPPHIFSVSDNAYQNMLTDRENQSVLITGESGAGKTVNTKRVIQYFATIAVAGGVDKKEQSSGKIQGTLEDQIISANPLLEAFGNAKTVRNDNSSRFGKFIRIHFGTTGKLASADIETYLLEKSRVSFQLSEERSYHIFYQIMTGHKPELIEMLLITTNPYDFPMISQGQITVASIDDKEELLATDTATDILGFTNEEKLSIYKLTGSVIHFGNMKFKQKQREEQAEPDGTDVADKVAFLMGLNSADLLKGLCYPRVKVGNEYVTKGQTVPQVTNAVGALAKSVYEKMFLWMVIRINEMLDTKQPRQFYIGVLDIAGFEIFDYNSMEQLCINFTNEKLQQFFNHHMFVLEQEEYKKEGIDWVFIDFGMDLAACIELIEKPMGIFSILEEECMFPKASDMSFKNKLYDQHLGKTNAFQKPKVVKGKPEAHFSLLHYAGTVDYNITGWLEKNKDPLNESVVQLYQKSPMKLLAFLYASFSGAEESGGDAGGGKGKKAGKKKGGSFQTVSAVFRENLGKLMTNLRSTHPHFVRCLIPNEVKTPGIMENHLVIHQLRCNGVLEGIRICRKGFPSRILYADFKQRYRILNANAIPDGQFIDGKKASEKLLSSIDLDHTEYRFGSTKVFFKAGLLGTLEELRDEKLVSLVTQTQALCRGGLMRKEYNNLVVKRDCVWILQYNLRSFMNVKHWPWMKLFFKIKPLLKSAESEKEMATMKEDFIKCKEDLSKSESKRKEIEEKMVSLLQEKNNFLLQVQADSENLCDAEERCEGLIKSKIQLESKLKEVTERLDDEEEINAELTAKKRKLEDECSELKKDIDDLEMTLAKVEKEKHATENKVKNIMEELAGQDENIGKLTKEKKALQEAHQQALDDLQVEEDKVNSLTKAKSKLEQQVDDLEGSLEQEKKIRMDLERAKRKLEGDLKLTQESLMDLENDKQQSEEKMKKKEFENDKLLSTIADEQTNNNQLQKKMKELNARIEELEEEVEAERAVRAKIEKQRSDLTREIEEISERLEEAGGSTTAQIEMNKKREAEFLKVRRDLEESTLHHEATTVALRKKQADSMAELGEQNDNLQRIKQKLEKEKSELKMEIDDLASNMETVAKAKINLEKMCRSLEDQLMELKTKSDENTRQISDLTNQRSRFQTENGEFSRQMEERESLISQLTRGKQGFMTQIDELKRRIEEETKAKNALAHSLQSARHDSDLLREQYEEEQEAKAELQRSLSKANTEVALWRNKYETDAIQRTEELEEAKKRLAQRLQEAEEQIEAVNSKCASLEKTKQRLQSEMEDTMVDVEKSNSLAATLDKKQRNFDKILAEWKQKFEETQAELEGTQKESRSLSTELFKLKNSYEEALDHLETMKRENKNLQQEISDLTEQLGESGKTVHELEKFKKQVETEKYDMHTALEEAEASLEQEESKILRVQMDLNQVKAEVDRKVAEKDEEIDQMKRNNQRVMESMTATLDAEVRSRNDALRVKKKMEGDLNEMEIQLSHANRQASEAQKQLRTIQGQLKDAQIHLDDSVRGEEDMKEQVAMMERRTALMQAEIEELRVVVEQTERSRKIVEQELVDASERAGLLHSQNISLLNTKKKIETDVTRLHGEIEEAVQEARNAEEKAKKAITDAAMMAEELRKEQDTSAHLERMKKNVEVTVKDLQHRLDEAENLALKGGKKQLQKLEARVRELESELEAEQKRSSESIKGVRKYERKVKEVTYQSEEDKKNIARLQDLVDKLQIKMKAYKRNAEEAEEQANVHMARFRKAQHELEEAEERADLAESLANKMRAKSREIGTKVLSCLYFK, encoded by the exons ACTGTAACAGTCAAGGAGGAAGAATGTTATCCCATGAATCCCCCAAAGTATGACAAGATCGAGGATATGGTCATGATGACCCACCTCAACGAGGCCTCGGTGCTGTTCAACCTCAAAGAACGTTACGCAGCATGGATGATTTAT ACCTACTCCGGGCTCTTCTGTGTCACCGTGAACCCGTACAAGGGGCTTCCTGTGTACGAACCAAGGGTTGTGGCGGCCTACAGAGGCAAAAAGCGCATGGAGGCACCACCCCatattttctctgtctctgataaTGCATATCAAAATATGCTAACAG ATCGTGAGAACCAGTCTGTCCTGATTAC TGGAGAATCTGGTGCAGGAAAGACTGTCAACACCAAACGTGTCATCCAGTATTTTGCGACAATCGCAGTGGCTGGAGGTGTTGACAAGAAAGAGCAGTCATCTGGAAAAATTCAg GGGACACTGGAAGATCAAATCATTTCGGCAAACCCTTTGCTGGAGGCTTTCGGGAATGCCAAGACTGTGAGGAACGACAATTCCTCAAGATTT gGTAAATTCATCAGAATTCACTTTGGAACAACAGGGAAACTGGCTTCCGCTGATATTGAAACCT ACCTATTGGAGAAGTCAAGAGTGTCGTTCCAGTTGTCTGAGGAGAGGAGTTACCACATTTTCTATCAGATAATGACTGGACACAAACCAGAGCTCATAG AAATGCTTCTCATAACAACAAACCCATACGACTTCCCCATGATAAGTCAGGGGCAGATCACCGTGGCCAGCATTGACGACAAAGAGGAGCTTTTGGCCACAGAC ACCGCCACCGATATATTGGGCTTCACCAATGAGGAGAAACTCTCCATCTACAAACTCACTGGCTCTGTGATACATTTTGGGAACATGAAGTTCAAGcagaagcagagggaggagcaggcGGAGCCCGATGGCACCGATG TTGCAGACAAAGTCGCTTTCCTCATGGGCCTGAACTCTGCTGACTTACTGAAAGGCCTTTGCTACCCGAGAGTGAAAGTGGGAAATGAATATGTCACCAAAGGCCAGACAGTACCCCAG GTCACCAATGCAGTTGGTGCTCTGGCAAAGTCTGTTTATGAGAAGATGTTCTTATGGATGGTCATACGAATCAATGAGATGCTGGACACAAAGCAGCCCAGACAGTTTTACATTGGAGTGTTGGACATTGCTGGATTTGAAATATTTGAC TACAACAGCATGGAGCAACTCTGCATTAATTTCACCAACGAGAAGCTGCAACAGTTTTTCAACCACCACATGTTCGTACTTGAGCAAGAAGAATACAAAAAGGAAGGGATTGATTGGGTGTTCATTGACTTCGGTATGGACCTGGCAGCCTGCATCGAGCTCATTGAAAAG CCGATGGGCATCTTTTCAATCCTTGAAGAGGAGTGTATGTTCCCCAAGGCCTCAGACATGTCCTTTAAGAATAAACTCTATGACCAGCATCTTGGAAAGACGAATGCCTTCCAAAAGCCAAAGGTTGTCAAAGGCAAGCCCGAGGCTCACTTCTCTTTGTTGCACTACGCCGGCACCGTGGACTACAACATCACCGGATGGCTGGAGAAGAACAAAGACCCGCTGAACGAGTCTGTGGTGCAGCTTTACCAGAAGTCGCCAATGAAGCTTCTGGCTTTCTTGTATGCCTCCTTTTCTGGTGCTGAAG AATCAGGTGGTGATGCTGGAGgtggaaaaggaaagaaagctgGAAAGAAGAAGGGAGGCTCCTTTCAAACAGTGTCTGCTGTTTTCAGG GAAAATCTAGGAAAACTCATGACAAACTTGAGGAGCACTCACCCTCACTTTGTGCGCTGCCTGATTCCAAATGAGGTGAAAACACCAG GTATCATGGAGAATCACTTGGTCATCCACCAACTACGCTGCAACGGTGTTTTGGAGGGTATCAGGATTTGCAGAAAGGGATTTCCCAGCAGGATCCTTTATGCGGACTTCAAGCAGAG GTATAGAATCCTCAATGCGAATGCCATCCCAGATGGACAATTCATAGATGGAAAGAAAGCCTCTGAGAAGCTTCTTAGTTCGATTGACCTTGACCACACAGAGTACCGATTTGGTTCTACAAAG GTCTTCTTCAAAGCTGGTTTACTTGGCACTCTAGAGGAGCTGCGAGATGAGAAACTAGTTTCTCTGGTGACCCAGACTCAGGCACTCTGTCGTGGTGGTCTGATGAGAAAAGAATACAACAATCTGGTTGTAAAAAG AGATTGCGTCTGGATTCTGCAATACAATTTGCGCTCATTCATGAACGTGAAACACTGGCCATGGATGAAGCtcttttttaaaataaagccACTTCTAAAGAGTGCGGAGTCCGAAAAGGAGATGGCGACCATGAAAGAAGACTTCATCAAGTGCAAGGAGGATCTGTCAAAGTCAGAGTCCAAAAGAAAGGAGATTGAAGAGAAAATGGTTTCTCTGCTACAGGAGAAAAATAACTTCCTCCTTCAAGTACAGGCT GACTCAGAAAATCTCTGCGATGCAGAGGAGAGATGTGAAGGCTTGATCAAAAGCAAAATCCAGCTTGAGTCCAAACTCAAAGAGGTGACCGAGAGActggatgatgaggaggaaataAATGCTGAGTTGACCGCTAAGAAGCGGAAGCTGGAGGACGAATGCTCTGAGCTTAAAAAAGATATTGATGACCTAGAAATGACCCTGGCTaaagtggagaaggagaaacatgCCACAGAAAACAAG GTCAAAAATATAATGGAAGAGCTGGCAGGTCAGGATGAAAACATTGGCAAACTGACCAAGGAGAAGAAAGCTCTTCAAGAAGCTCATCAACAGGCACTGGATGATCTTCAAGTAGAGGAAGACAAAGTCAACTCTCTGACCAAAGCCAAGTCTAAGCTTGAACAACAAGTGGATGAT CTTGAGGGGTCACTGGAGCAGGAAAAGAAGATCCGCATGGACCTTGAAAGAGCCAAGAGAAAGCTTGAGGGAGATCTGAAGCTCACACAGGAATCTCTGATGGATCTGGAAAATGATAAGCAGCAAtctgaggagaaaatgaaaaa AAAAGAATTTGAGAACGACAAGCTGCTCAGCACAATTGCAGACGAGCAAACAAATAATAACCAGCTTCAAAAGAAGATGAAGGAACTCAAT gctCGCATTGAAGAGCTtgaagaggaagtggaggctgAGCGAGCGGTTCGCGCTAAGATCGAGAAACAGAGGTCTGACCTCACCAGGGAGATTGAGGAGATCAgtgagaggctggaggaggcaggaggatcCACAACCGCACAGATTGAAATGAACAAGAAGCGTGAAGCCGAGTTCCTCAAGGTTCGTCGTGACCTGGAGGAGTCCACGCTCCACCACGAGGCCACAACCGTTGCACTGCGCAAGAAGCAGGCAGACAGCATGGCCGAGCTCGGAGAGCAGAACGACAACCTCCAGAGAATCAAACAGAAACTGGAGAAGGAAAAGAGCGAATTAAAGATGGAGATTGATGATTTGGCCAGCAATATGGAAACAGTTGCAAAAGCAAAG ATCAACCTGGAGAAGATGTGTCGCTCACTTGAGGATCAGCTAATGGAGCTAAAGACCAAGAGTGATGAAAACACGAGACAAATTTCTGATCTCACCAATCAGAGGTCCCGTTTTCAAACTGAGAATG GGGAATTTTCGCGACaaatggaagagagagagagtctcatTTCCCAACTGACAAGAGGAAAACAGGGATTCATGACACAGATTGATGAACTGAAACGCCGGATTGAGGAAGAAACAAAG GCTAAGAATGCCCTGGCTCACAGTCTGCAGTCTGCTCGTCATGACTCTGATCTGCTTCGGGAGCAGtatgaggaagagcaggaggccAAAGCTGAGCTGCAGCGGAGTTTGTCAAAGGCGAACACCGAGGTGGCTCTGTGGAGGAACAAGTATGAGACTGACGCCATCCAACGCACCGAGGAGCTTGAGGAGGCAAA GAAAAGGCTTGCCCAGCGTCTCCAAGAGGCAGAAGAGCAAATCGAAGCAGTGAATTCTAAGTGTGCCTCACTGGAGAAAACCAAACAGAGACTTCAGAGTGAAATGGAGGATACCATGGTGGATGTTGAAAAATCCAACAGCTTAGCTGCTACCCTTGACAAGAAGCAGAGAAACTTTGACAAG ATTCTAGCTGAGTGGAAGCAGAAGTTTGAGGAGACTCAGGCAGAGCTTGAAGGTACTCAGAAAGAATCTCGATCTCTGAGCACCGAGCTTTTCAAACTGAAGAACTCATATGAAGAAGCTCTAGATCATCTGGAGACAATGAAGAGGGAGAATAAAAACCTACAAC AGGAGATCTCGGACCTGACAGAACAACTTGGAGAGAGTGGGAAGACGGTTCATGAGCTGGAGAAATTCAAGAAGCAAGTGGAAACGGAGAAATATGACATGCACACTGCCCTGGAGGAAGCTGAG gCCTCACTGGAACAGGAGGAGTCAAAGATCCTGCGCGTACAAATGGATCTAAACCAGGTGAAGGCTGAAGTGGACAGAAAAGTGGCGGAGAAAGACGAGGAGATCGACCAGATGAAGAGGAACAACCAGAGAGTGATGGAGTCCATgacggccactctggacgctgAGGTGCGGAGCAGGAACGACGCCCTGAGAgtcaagaagaagatggagggagaccTGAACGAGATGGAGATCCAGCTGAGCCATGCTAACAGGCAGGCGTCTGAGGCCCAGAAACAGCTGAGGACCATTCAAGGGCAACTAAAG GATGCCCAAATCCACTTGGATGACTCCgtcagaggggaggaggataTGAAGGAGCAGGTGGCCATGATGGAGCGCAGAACGGCCTTGATGCAGGCAGAGATCGAAGAGCTTCGAGTGGTCGTGGAACAGACGGAGAGGAGCCGCAAAATAGTTGAACAGGAACTGGTTGATGCCAGCGAGAGAGCAGGACTTCTGCACTCTCAG AACATCAGCCTTCTGAACACCAAAAAGAAAATTGAAACGGATGTAACTCGTCTGCACGGTGAGATAGAGGAAGCCGTTCAAGAGGCCAGGAATGCAGAGGAGAAGGCCAAGAAAGCCATTACTGAT GCTGCCATGAtggctgaggagctgaggaaggaGCAGGACACCAGTGCTCACctggagaggatgaagaagaacgtGGAGGTCACAGTGAAAGACCTACAGCATCGATTAGATGAGGCTGAAAACTTGGCCCTGAAGGGAGGGAAGAAACAGCTTCAGAAGTTGGAGGCAAGA GTCCGTGAGCTGGAAAGTGAGCTTGAAGCCGAGCAAAAGCGTTCCTCTGAGTCCATCAAAGGAGTCCGCAAATATGAGAGGAAGGTCAAAGAGGTGACCTATCAG TCTGAGGAGGACAAGAAAAACATCGCTCGACTGCAAGATTTGGTCGACAAGCTCCAGATCAAAATGAAGGCCTACAAACGAAACGCTGAGGAAGCT GAGGAGCAGGCTAACGTGCACATGGCAAGATTTAGGAAGGCCCAGcacgagctggaggaggcagaggagagagctGACTTGGCCGAATCTCTGGCCAACAAGATGCGAGCCAAGAGCCGAGAAATCGGGACAAAGGTACTGAGCTGcttatatttcaaataa
- the LOC128458385 gene encoding myosin-4-like has translation MIADGEMAIFGPAAQFLRKSEKERIEVQNRPFDGKTMCYACDDKELYVKAKIQDRVDGKFTVKTEDNRTLTVREDQVFPMNPPKFDKIEDMVMMTHLNEPAVLFNLKERYAAWMIYTYSGLFCVTVNPYKWLPVYNPEVVKAYRGKKRMEVPPHIFALSDNAYQAMLTDRENQSILITGESGAGKTVNTKRVIQYFATIAVSADKKKEMSSKLKGTLEDQIISANPLLEAFGNAKTVRNDNSSRFGKFIRIHFGTTGKLASADIETYLLEKSRVTFQLVAERSYHIFYQLTCNKKPELIDLLLITTNPYDFAFISQGEISVKSINDADELIATDEAIDILGFTAEEKMSIYKLTGAVMHYGNMKFKQKPREEQAEPDGTEEADKAAYLMGLNSADLLKNLCYPRVKVGNEYVTKSQNVQQVHNSVGALAKSVYEKMFLWMVIRINQQLDTKQPRQHFIGVLDIAGFEIFDYNSLEQLCINFTNEKLQQYFNHHMFVLEQEEYKKEGIDWEFIDFGMDLAACIELIEKPMGIFSILEEECMFPKSSDMSFKNKLYDQHLGKNSCFLKPKAVKGKPEAHFTLMHYAGTVDYNITGWLDKNKDPLNESVVQLYQKSSVKIMVLFYASFSGSDDAAAGGTKKGTKKKGASFQTVSALFRENLGKLMTNLRTTHPHFVRCLIPNETKTPGSMENQLVIHQLRCNGVLEGIRICRKGFPSRIHYGDFKQRYRILNASAVPEGQFMDNKKAAEKLLGSIDVDHTQYKFGHTKVFFKAGLLGALEEMRDERLAQVVMSTQALCRGYLVRLEYQKMIARREAIYTIQYNFRSFMNVKHWPWMKLYFKLKPLLKSAEAEKEMAQMKVDFVKLKEDLAKSDNRRRELEEKMVSIVQERNDLLLQVQAEADNLQDAEERCEGLIKSKIQFEAKLKEVTERLEDEEEINSELTAKKRKLEDESSELKRDIDDLELTLAKVEKEKHAVENKVKNLCEEIMSQDENITKLSKEKRALQEAHQQTLEDLQSEEEKINALTKAKTKLEQQVDELEGSLEQEKKVRADLERAKRKLEGDLKLAQESIMDLENEKQQLDEKLKKKDFEFSQLQTKIEDEQALGTQLQKKTKELQARIEELEEEIEAERSARAKVEKQRSDLSRELEEITERLEEAGGATTAQSEMNKKREAEFLKLRRELEECSLRHDATSAALRKKHSDSLAELGEQLDNVQRVRQKLDKDKSELRLEIDDLSSNMETMAKAKINLEKMCRSLEDHLNEVKTKEEERQRLINDLSSQNARLQTENGEISRQLEEKDSLMSQLTRGKQASIQQIEELKRFNEEEVKAKNALAHSLQSARHDCELLREQYEEEQEAKAELHRCLSKANSEVAQWRAKYETDAIQRTEELEEAKKKLALRLQDAEEAVEEVNAKCSSLEKTKQRLQGEVEDLMVDAERSNAAAAALDKRQRNFDKVVAEWKQKYEEGQAELDSSLKELRSLGTENFKMKNAFEECIEQLESLKRENKNLQQEIMDLTEQLGETGKIMHELEKSKKQTEQEKSEAQTALEEAEASMEHEESKILRIQLELNQVKSEVDKKIAEKDEEMDQLKRNSQRIIDSMQSNLDAEVRSRNDALRVKKKMEGDLNEMEIQLSHANRQAAEAQKQLRNIQVQLKEVQIHLDDVQRNNDDMKEQVAMSERRSNLMQAEIEEIRAALEQTERSRKLAEQELLDASERVQLLHSQNTGLLNSRKKLESDLSQIQGEMDDSVQAARNAEEKAKKAITDAAMMAEELKKEQDTSAHLERMKKNMEATVKDLQQRLDEAESLALKGGKKQLQKLEARVRELENELEAEQRHGSDAVKGVRKLERKMKEVTYQSDEDKKNLLRLQELVDKLQLKVKVYKRQADEAEAQANTHLTKLRKVQHELEEAEERADIAESQINKMKVKNREMGKSDVSEVLMLYE, from the exons TGGAGAATCCGGTGCAGGCAAGACGGTCAACACCAAACGTGTCATTCAGTACTTTGCGACAATCGCAGTGTCTGCAGACAAGAAGAAGGAGATGAGCAGTAAGCTGAAG GGAACTCTGGAGGATCAAATCATCAGTGCCAACCCTCTGCTGGAGGCTTTTGGGAACGCCAAGACTGTGAGGAATGACAACTCGTCTCGCTTT GGTAAATTCATTCGAATACACTTTGGCACGACTGGAAAACTGGCATCTGCAGATATTGAGACGT ATCTGCTGGAGAAATCGAGAGTGACATTTCAGCTGGTGGCCGAGAGGAGTTATCACATCTTCTATCAGCTCACTTGCAACAAGAAGCCGGAACTTATCG ATCTGCTCCTCATCACCACCAACCCCTACGACTTCGCCTTCATCAGTCAGGGGGAAATCAGTGTGAAGAGCATCAACGACGCAGATGAGTTAATAGCTACAGAC GAAGCCATTGATATTCTGGGTTTCactgctgaggagaaaatgtCCATTTATAAGCTGACTGGCGCTGTGATGCATTACGGGAACATGAAGTTTAAGCAGAAGCCGCGGGAGGAGCAGGCGGAGCCCGACGGCACAGAGG AAGCTGATAAGGCAGCGTATCTGATGGGCCTGAACTCTGCTGATCTGCTCAAAAACCTCTGTTATCCCAGAGTTAAGGTCGGAAATGAATATGTTACCAAAAGTCAAAATGTGCAGCAG GTGCACAACTCCGTTGGCGCTCTCGCAAAATCTGTGTACGAGAAGATGTTTCTGTGGATGGTGATACGCATCAACCAGCAGCTGGACACAAAACAACCCAGACAACATTTCATCGGCGTTCTCGACATCGCCGGCTTCGAGATCTTTGAC TACAACAGCTTGGAGCAACTCTGCATTAATTTCACCAACGAGAAGCTGCAACAGTATTTCAACCACCACATGTTTGTGCTGGAGCAAGAAGAATACAAAAAGGAAGGGATTGATTGGGAGTTCATTGACTTCGGTATGGACCTGGCAGCCTGCATCGAGCTCATTGAAAAG CCGATGGGGATCTTTTCCATTCTCGAGGAGGAGTGCATGTTCCCAAAATCTTCAGACATGTCCTTCAAGAACAAACTCTATGACCAACATCTTGGTAAGAACAGCTGCTTCCTGAAGCCAAAAGCAGTGAAAGGGAAGCCGGAGGCTCACTTCACCCTGATGCACTATGCCGGCACGGTGGACTACAACATCACAGGGTGGCTGGACAAGAACAAAGACCCGCTGAACGAGTCTGTGGTGCAGCTTTACCAGAAGTCATCAGTCAAAATAATGGTCTTGTTCTATGCAAGCTTCTCCGGATCAGACG atgcagctgcaggaggaaccaAGAAAGGAACCAAGAAGAAGGGAGCCTCTTTCCAAACGGTGTCGGCTTTGTTCAGG GAGAATCTTGGGAAGCTTATGACCAATCTGAGAACAACTCATCCTCACTTTGTGCGATGTTTGATCCCAAATGAGACAAAAACTCCAG GTTCTATGGAAAACCAACTGGTTATCCACCAGCTCCGCTGTAACGGCGTGCTGGAGGGCATCCGCATCTGCAGGAAAGGATTTCCAAGCAGGATTCACTATGGTGACTTTAAACAGAG ATACAGGATTCTGAATGCCAGTGCTGTTCCTGAGGGACAGTTTATGGATAACAaaaaagctgcagagaaactGTTGGGCTCAATCGATGTGGATCACACCCAATACAAGTTTGGACACACTAAG GTGTTTTTTAAAGCCGGTCTGCTGGGAGCtttagaggagatgagagatgagCGCTTGGCCCAAGTTGTGATGTCCACGCAGGCTCTGTGTCGTGGTTACCTGGTCAGGCTGGAGTACCAGAAGATGATTGCCAGAAG GGAGGCGATCTACACCATACAGTATAACTTCCGTTCCTTCATGAACGTAAAACACTGGCCATGGATGAAGCTGTATTTTAAACTCAAACCTCTTCTGAAGAGTGCTGAGGCTGAGAAGGAAATGGCCCAAATGAAGGTTGATTTCGTAAAACTCAAAGAGGATCTGGCCAAGTCAGATAACCGGAGGAGGGAGCTTGAAGAGAAAATGGTCTCCATTGTACAAGAGAGGAATGATCTCCTACTGCAAGTCCAAGCG GAGGCAGACAACCTGCAGGATGCAGAGGAGAGATGTGAAGGACTCATCAAAAGCAAGATCCAGTTTGAAGCCAAACTGAAGGAAGTGACGGAGAGattggaggatgaggaggagataaACTCCGAGCTGACGGCAAAGAAGAGAAAACTGGAGGATGAGTCATCAGAGCTGAAGAGAGACATTGATGACTTGGAGCTCACCTTAGCCaaagtggagaaggagaaacatgCTGTGGAAAACAAG GTGAAAAACCTTTGTGAGGAAATCATGAGCCAGGATGAGAACATCACCAAACTGTCCAAAGAGAAGCGAGCCCTGCAGGAGGCTCATCAGCAAACACTGGAAGACCTGcagtcagaggaggagaaaatcaATGCTCTGACAAAAGCAAAAACCAAACTAGAACAGCAGGTAGATGAG CTGGAGGGTTCACTGGAACAAGAGAAGAAGGTTCGAGCAGATCTGGAGAGGGCcaagaggaagctggagggCGACCTGAAACTTGCTCAGGAGTCAATTATGGATTTGGAAAATGAGAAACAGCAGCTGGATGAGAAGCTAAAAAA GAAAGACTTTGAGTTTTCACAGCTACAGACGAAGATAGAAGATGAACAAGCTCTCGGCACACAGCTGCAGAAGAAAACCAAAGAGCTCCAG GCCCGGATTGAGGAGCTGGAAGAAGAAATTGAAGCCGAACGTTCAGCTCGAGCCAAAGTTGAGAAGCAGAGGTCGGATCTGTccagggagctggaggagatcaCCGAGCGCCTGGAGGAGGCCGGGGGAGCCACCACTGCTCAGTCTGAGATGAACAAGAAGCGGGAAGCTGAGTTTCTCAAACTACGCAGGGAGCTGGAGGAGTGTTCGCTGCGACACGATGCAACCTCGGCTGCCCTGCGTAAGAAACATTCAGACAGCCTGGCTGAGCTGGGAGAGCAGCTAGATAACGTCCAGAGGGTCAGGCAGAAACTGGACAAGGACAAGAGCGAGTTAAGGCTGGAGATTGATGACCTATCAAGCAACATGGAAACCATGGCTAAAGCAAAG ATAAATTTGGAGAAAATGTGCCGTTCACTTGAAGATCATCTGAATGAGGTTAAAACCAAAGAGGAGGAGCGTCAGAGACTCATAAATGACCTTTCAAGTCAAAATGCTCGGCTGCAGACGGAAAATG GTGAAATATCTCGCCAGCTTGAAGAAAAGGACTCCTTAATGTCGCAGCTAACTCGAGGAAAGCAAGCTTCCATTCAGCAGATCGAGGAGCTGAAAAGATttaatgaggaggaggtgaag GCTAAAAACGCACTGGCTCATAGTTTGCAATCAGCTCGACACGACTGTGAGCTGCTGAGAGAGCAgtacgaggaggagcaggaggccaaAGCGGAGCTGCACCGCTGCCTCTCCAAGGCAAACTCCGAGGTGGCTCAGTGGAGAGCTAAGTACGAGACCGACGCCATCCAACGCACTGAGGAGCTTGAGGAGGCAAA GAAGAAGTTGGCTCTGCGTCTACAGGATGCAgaggaagctgtggaggaggtgaaCGCCAAATGTTCCTCTCTGGAGAAGACCAAGCAGCGACTgcagggagaggtggaggactTGATGGTGGACGCTGAGAGGTccaacgctgctgctgctgccttggACAAGAGGCAGAGAAATTTTGACAAG GTTGTGGCTGAGTGGAAGCAGAAATACGAGGAAGGCCAAGCTGAGCTAGATTCATCTCTAAAAGAGCTGCGCTCTTTGGGTACAGAGAACTTCAAGATGAAAAATGCCTTTGAAGAGTGCATCGAACAACTGGAGAGCCTCAAAcgggaaaataaaaacctgcaaC AGGAAATCATGGATCTCACAGAACAGTTGGGAGAAACAGGGAAAATCATGCATGAGCTGGAGAAATCCAAGAAACAGACTGAGCAGGAGAAGTCAGAGGCTCAGACTGctctggaggaggcagag GCCTCTATGGAGCACGAGGAATCCAAGATCCTGCGAATCCAGCTGGAGCTGAACCAGGTAAAGTCTGAGGTGGACAAGAAGATCgcagagaaggatgaagagATGGATCAGCTGAAGAGAAACAGCCAACGAATTATTGACTCGATGCAAAGTAATCTGGATGCTGAGGTGCGGAGCAGGAACGACGCCCtgagagtgaagaagaagatggagggagaccTGAATGAGATGGAGATCCAGCTGAGCCATGCCAACAGGCAGGCGGCCGAGGCCCAGAAACAACTGAGGAACATTCAAGTTCAGCTCAAA GAAGTTCAGATTCACCTTGATGACGTCCAGAGAAACAACGATGACATGAAGGAGCAGGTTGCCATGTCTGAGCGCAGGAGCAACCTGATGCAGGCTGAAATCGAGGAAATCCGAGCTGCTCTGGAGCAAACAGAGAGGAGCCGCAAGTTAGCAGAGCAGGAGCTGCTGGATGCCAGCGAGAGAGTCCAGCTCCTTCACTCACAG AACACCGGCCTCCTCAACAGTCGCAAGAAGTTGGAGTCTGATCTGTCTCAGATTCAGGGCGAGATGGATGATAGCGTCCAAGCTGCCAGGAATGCTGAGGAGAAAGCCAAGAAGGCCATCACTGAC GCCGCCATGATggctgaggagctgaagaaggagCAGGACACCAGCGCTCATctagagaggatgaagaagaacatgGAGGCGACGGTGAAGGACTTGCAGCAGCGACTTGATGAGGCCGAGAGCCTGGCCCTGAAAGGTGGAAAGAAGCAGCTCCAAAAACTGGAAGCAAGG GTGCGAGAACTCGAGAATGAGCTTGAAGCAGAGCAACGGCACGGATCAGATGCTGTGAAGGGTGTTCGCAAACTGGAGCGTAAGATGAAGGAGGTCACCTATCAG TCTGATGAAGACAAGAAAAACCTGCTGAGACTCCAGGAGCTGGTGGACAAACTCCAGCTGAAGGTCAAAGTGTACAAGAGGCAGGCTGATGAAGCT GAGGCGCAGGCCAACACTCACCTGACTAAGCTGAGGAAGGTTCAGCACGAGCTGGAAGAGGCTGAAGAGCGCGCCGACATCGCAGAGTCCCAGATCAATAAAATGAAGGTCAAGAATCGTGAAATGGGAAAA agcGATGTCTCTGAGGTTCTGATGTTGTATGAATGA